CCGGGCCCTACAGGTAGAGATGACGGTTACAAGATAACCGAAAAAATGATCGAAGAATTCAAGGTGGAGGCCTTTGAGCATCTGGAGGTTTGCAATGACGCCCTTATCGCTCTTGACAAGCAGCGAGACAGCCGTGATGCCGTAAACAGCCTTTTCAGAGCCATTCACAGCGTCAAAGGAACATCGTCCTACCTTGGACTTGAGAACATCTCCGGCCTCTCACACGCTTTTGAAGGTCTTCTTGAGTTTCTGCGCAGGAGAAAAGAATTCCGTGTGGCTGACGCCCTGCTTGATATTTTCTTCGAGACTGTGGACGCCCTAAGGGCCATGGTGGAGGACCTTGATGATGAAAAAGCCAAAGAAGCCGGCAGGAAACTTTTAGAATCCCTTATTCACGAAAAGGAAAAGATCCAGGAAAGCGGCGGGGAAGACTTGCTTTCGGAAGAAGAATCTGTATCTTCCACCGACCCGAACGCCATCTTCCTGGATGCAGCTTCTCAGCATCTTCAGACCATCAAGGCATGCCTCAGCAAACTTTGTGAAAATAACTCTCCCGACAACAGCGTGTTGGACATGCTTTTCCGGGCCGTTCACTCTTTGAAAAGCAGTTCGAACTACATGGGAATTGATGAGATCGCAAGGGATGCAGGACTTATTGAAGATCTTTTGAACGATGTACGGCAGGGAACCCAGCCGATCGGCCCGGCACTTACTGATCTTACCGGTGATCTAATTGAATCCATTGAAAAAAACCTGACCTGCATCAACGAGGATCAGGAGAGGGAGGACGCTCACCAAGAGACCAACGACTCAACCGTAAGCAAAGCGAATGATGTCGTCGAACCGCCTAAACAGATCCCGGAGTCAAAATCATCCCGGGGAAAAAGTTCAGCTTCATTATCAACCGCATCAGCTTCCATATCCCCCCCAAAGACCATGAGGATCGATCAGCGGCTCCTGGATGTATTCATGAATCTTGTAGGAGAATTGATAGTGGCACGGAACGGATTGAGCCACGTGGCCAGGCTGTTGAATCAGGATTCAGTGCATATTCGAGAGGTGTCAAAAGATCTCCAGAAGGCTGCACAGACCATAACCAGGATCTCCAATGAAATGCAGCGAAACGTCATGGAGATGCGGATGGTTCCAATCCGTAATGTGTTCCAGAGGTTTCCAAGGATCGTGAGAGACCTTACCAGGAAGACCGACAAAAAGGTCAACCTGATTCTGCAAGGCGAAGAGACCGAAATCGACAAGGGGATCGCGGAAGACATCGGGGATCCGTTGGTCCATATTATCCGAAACGCTGTGGATCACGGTATTGAAAAACCCGATGAGAGGACAAAGGCCGGAAAACCCGAGAACGGCACTATTATCCTCAGGGCTTCCCATGAAGGGAACCTCATCGTTATCGAAGTCATTGATGATGGGGCCGGGATCAACCCGGACGTGATCCTGAAGAAGGCACTGGAAAAGGGGCTCATTACAACCGAACAGGCCGAGAAGATGGGTCGTGAGGATGTGTTTAACCTGATTTTCCTTCCCGGGTTCAGTACGGCCGGTAAGATCACCGATGTTTCGGGCCGGGGAGTTGGGATGGATGTGGTCAGGGCCAACCTGACGAAACTGAAGGGTAATGTGCGGGTGATGTCGGATCCCGGCAACGGGACTCACATCCGCCTGGAGGTCCCCCTGACCCTGGCCCTTATTGAGGCCATGCTCGTGGGGGTGGGAGGGGAGACTTACGCGGTTCCCGTTGAATCCATCAAGGAGACGGTGAAAATAAAACGATCCGAGATAAAGTCTTTGATGAATCGGAAGGTTTTTTCCCACCGGGGAGAAGTAATCGGGGTGGAAATGCTTTCCCGTCTTCTTGGTTGCTCGTTGGATCGGCAACAGGAAAAAAACGGCAATGAAGTGCCGATTCTTATCCTGAACACCGGAAACGAACGTCTTGGGATAGCGGTGGATGGGCTTTACCGGAAAGAAGAGATCGTAATCAAGCCCCTGGCTGATTATCTGACCGGCATACCCGGATTGGCAGGGGCTTCCATACTTGGTGACGGACGGACGGTCCTGATCCTTGAACCCGGGGATCTTCTCGCCATGGCTACACGGAACTAAGCCTGTAATCAGAAGACAATGGACCGCCTGGGGGCGGTTGAGACAAGGGGCTGTAATATGAGTGATGGGAAACCCATGATCCGAAAACCGGATGATCCTGAAACCCTGTCCCATTCAAAGGGGCCGGGGACGGTTCTGGTGGTGGATGATTCGGAAGTTGTGCGGATGATGATTTCCCATACCCTGCGGATCGATCGTTATCGAGTCCTGGAGGCGTCCGATGGAATCCGGGGTATGGAGTCGGCACTCCGGTATCGTCCAGATGTGGTCATCAGCGATATCATCATGCCTGAAATGGATGGTCTTGAGCTGTGTCGACGAATCAGGAGCAACACGTGGACCCGGGATATCTTTTTCATCATTCTCACGGCCCTCGAAGATCGCGAGGCCAGGGTACAGGGCCTTGCCGCAGGATGCGATGAATATCTTCAAAAGCCTGTTATGCCCTATGAATTACGCCTGCGACTCCGTAATGCAATGCGGCTTAAGAAGGTACAGAGGGACCTGAACGAACGGAATGAGCGTCTTTACAAGGCGCTGAAGAGGCTCAGGGAACAGCAGGAAGAGATCGAATTGGCCATTGAAGAGGCCAGAAGAACCTATGTCAACCTTATGCCCCGGTCTGTGGAACAATGGGGAGGGTTCACGATCGAGTTCATGGTGGAAGCATCCGAAAGGGCTGCAGGTGACCACATTGATGTCCTTGATCTCGGGAACTCGAAGAAGGGGCTTATTCTGGCTGATGTTTCAGGACACGGTATTCCGGCGGCCTTTGTAACGGGGATGGTGCATGC
This sequence is a window from Deltaproteobacteria bacterium. Protein-coding genes within it:
- a CDS encoding chemotaxis protein CheA, translating into MFPANSPEDATLLLEFIAESLEHLEGIDNELLQYENDPDNKELIDSIFRAIHSIKGTSAFLGLKDINGLAHRLETLLDMLRNGQRNLDEDIMEVLLSGFDLVRALIEELNQKIDQQIESEVEPNDRRIENLLSSLSAYIDEPDPEDAKDEQSKRKRAKPGPTGRDDGYKITEKMIEEFKVEAFEHLEVCNDALIALDKQRDSRDAVNSLFRAIHSVKGTSSYLGLENISGLSHAFEGLLEFLRRRKEFRVADALLDIFFETVDALRAMVEDLDDEKAKEAGRKLLESLIHEKEKIQESGGEDLLSEEESVSSTDPNAIFLDAASQHLQTIKACLSKLCENNSPDNSVLDMLFRAVHSLKSSSNYMGIDEIARDAGLIEDLLNDVRQGTQPIGPALTDLTGDLIESIEKNLTCINEDQEREDAHQETNDSTVSKANDVVEPPKQIPESKSSRGKSSASLSTASASISPPKTMRIDQRLLDVFMNLVGELIVARNGLSHVARLLNQDSVHIREVSKDLQKAAQTITRISNEMQRNVMEMRMVPIRNVFQRFPRIVRDLTRKTDKKVNLILQGEETEIDKGIAEDIGDPLVHIIRNAVDHGIEKPDERTKAGKPENGTIILRASHEGNLIVIEVIDDGAGINPDVILKKALEKGLITTEQAEKMGREDVFNLIFLPGFSTAGKITDVSGRGVGMDVVRANLTKLKGNVRVMSDPGNGTHIRLEVPLTLALIEAMLVGVGGETYAVPVESIKETVKIKRSEIKSLMNRKVFSHRGEVIGVEMLSRLLGCSLDRQQEKNGNEVPILILNTGNERLGIAVDGLYRKEEIVIKPLADYLTGIPGLAGASILGDGRTVLILEPGDLLAMATRN
- a CDS encoding fused response regulator/phosphatase; its protein translation is MSDGKPMIRKPDDPETLSHSKGPGTVLVVDDSEVVRMMISHTLRIDRYRVLEASDGIRGMESALRYRPDVVISDIIMPEMDGLELCRRIRSNTWTRDIFFIILTALEDREARVQGLAAGCDEYLQKPVMPYELRLRLRNAMRLKKVQRDLNERNERLYKALKRLREQQEEIELAIEEARRTYVNLMPRSVEQWGGFTIEFMVEASERAAGDHIDVLDLGNSKKGLILADVSGHGIPAAFVTGMVHARLHAQWDADMDIATFLKQLNAYLYAHTLPETYLTLFIGILDTRSGDLDYVLAAHPEPVLCRKEGGIQFLPESTTHALGIFPEISCDISSLKIERGDALYVYSDGLSEGFSMPGKAGVSMDRLVMEHYLEHPGAGLRWFLDRLVRHNRGRSPDDDLSILLIRREGQGDEMQSDGSR